A genomic stretch from Desulfotignum balticum DSM 7044 includes:
- the priA gene encoding replication restart helicase PriA: MTQWPFMDVAVTLPMPHSFVYAVPDYLSDTCRPGMRVLVPFGKRRVTGYILKGRKDSGDYTAKKILDVLDDHPLFPENEIPFFRWVADYYMHPLGETIKTALPTGLERRDVAHVRTTEQGRMALDTPGLSPVESRILTLADTRQGISRKQLFNTMDSPSLRSLLKKMQDSGWLSVTAVLKKEAASARLEKFISPGEKPPDPAKKLSLKRQQILSIVAEKKEISLTALRSRVPTAPRLVKLLAQDGRVTITQRRVCRDPFGDPVEPDIPPELTSEQANAVNTVLNHLDQGFVPYLLAGVTGSGKTEIYLRLAADAVARGKSALVLVPEIALISQTERRFRARFGEQIAVIHSMLSQGERLDQWHNIATGKVSIVIGARSAIFAPFDNIGIIIVDEEHDGSYKQENGLRYNARDLAVVRARMCDCPVVLGSATPSVQTAHNVRTGRFQQLDLHHRVNDRPLPQITLVDLKKYNDAPPMDRIITPELAKAIRTCLEAGNQALIFLNRRGFASFPACSACHQPLQCRHCDITMTLHLSAHVYKCHLCGFCLPESTACPSCGKKAVKNFGFGTEKIETLLKTMFPDARLARMDQDSTARKGSALALLKSIRNRTVDLIVGTQMLAKGHDFPAITLVGVICADLSMNLPDFRAGERTFQLLAQVSGRAGRGDVPGTVIMQTYNPDHFTIEAARRQDVTAFYNREIPFRKALKYPPFTRMILVKLSGPKKDVVEQAAMDAAAILTQIKEASPETAAEVDILGPIEAPIPRISSRFRWQLVIKSPSFHQISALVQALQHHPDMNRNRAISLGIDVDPYSLM; the protein is encoded by the coding sequence ATGACCCAATGGCCTTTCATGGATGTGGCAGTGACCCTGCCGATGCCCCACAGCTTTGTGTATGCCGTGCCGGATTATCTGTCCGACACCTGCCGGCCGGGCATGCGGGTGCTGGTGCCTTTTGGAAAACGCCGGGTCACCGGATATATCCTGAAAGGCCGCAAAGACAGCGGAGACTATACCGCCAAAAAAATCCTGGATGTTCTGGATGACCATCCGTTGTTTCCGGAAAATGAAATCCCTTTTTTCAGGTGGGTGGCGGATTATTATATGCATCCTCTGGGCGAGACCATCAAAACGGCCCTGCCCACGGGGCTGGAACGCCGGGATGTGGCCCATGTCCGGACCACGGAACAGGGCCGGATGGCACTGGACACCCCGGGCCTGTCCCCGGTGGAATCCCGCATCCTGACCCTGGCGGACACCCGGCAGGGCATCAGCCGAAAGCAGCTGTTCAATACCATGGATTCCCCGTCTCTGCGGTCTCTGCTCAAAAAAATGCAGGACAGCGGATGGCTGTCAGTCACTGCCGTGCTGAAAAAAGAAGCCGCGTCCGCGCGCCTGGAAAAATTCATTTCCCCGGGAGAAAAACCGCCGGACCCGGCCAAAAAATTGTCATTGAAACGGCAGCAGATCCTGTCCATTGTGGCAGAAAAAAAAGAGATCTCCCTGACGGCCCTGCGAAGCCGGGTGCCCACGGCCCCGAGGCTGGTCAAACTGCTGGCACAGGACGGCCGGGTCACCATCACCCAGCGCCGGGTGTGCCGGGATCCTTTCGGGGACCCCGTGGAACCGGACATCCCGCCGGAACTGACTTCGGAACAGGCAAATGCGGTGAACACAGTCCTCAATCACCTGGACCAGGGGTTTGTGCCCTATCTGCTGGCCGGGGTGACCGGGTCCGGCAAAACCGAAATCTACCTGCGTCTGGCCGCCGATGCCGTGGCCAGAGGAAAATCCGCCCTGGTGCTGGTGCCGGAGATCGCGTTGATCTCCCAGACCGAACGAAGGTTCCGGGCCCGGTTCGGGGAACAGATTGCCGTGATCCATTCCATGCTCTCCCAGGGAGAGCGCCTGGACCAGTGGCACAACATCGCCACGGGCAAGGTATCCATTGTCATCGGGGCCAGGTCTGCCATTTTTGCGCCGTTTGACAACATCGGCATCATCATTGTGGATGAGGAACATGACGGGTCCTACAAACAGGAGAACGGGTTGCGGTATAATGCCAGGGACCTGGCCGTGGTCAGGGCCCGCATGTGCGATTGTCCCGTGGTGCTGGGATCGGCCACCCCGTCGGTGCAGACCGCACACAATGTCCGGACCGGGCGGTTTCAGCAGCTGGATCTTCATCACCGGGTCAATGACCGGCCCCTGCCGCAGATCACCTTGGTGGACCTGAAAAAATACAATGATGCCCCGCCCATGGACCGGATCATCACTCCGGAACTGGCCAAAGCCATCCGGACCTGCCTGGAGGCGGGCAACCAGGCACTGATCTTTCTGAACCGCCGGGGATTTGCCTCGTTTCCCGCATGCAGCGCCTGCCATCAGCCGCTCCAGTGCCGGCACTGCGATATCACCATGACCCTGCACTTGAGTGCGCACGTGTATAAATGCCATTTGTGCGGGTTCTGTCTGCCGGAATCCACGGCATGTCCTTCCTGCGGCAAAAAAGCCGTGAAAAATTTCGGGTTCGGCACGGAAAAAATCGAAACCCTGCTCAAAACCATGTTTCCCGACGCCCGGCTGGCCCGCATGGACCAGGATTCCACGGCCAGAAAAGGCAGCGCTCTGGCGCTGCTCAAAAGCATCCGAAACCGCACCGTGGACCTGATCGTGGGCACCCAGATGCTGGCCAAAGGACATGATTTTCCCGCCATCACCCTGGTGGGCGTGATCTGTGCGGACCTGTCCATGAACCTGCCGGATTTCCGGGCCGGGGAGCGGACCTTTCAGCTGCTGGCCCAGGTATCGGGCCGGGCCGGCCGGGGAGATGTGCCCGGCACCGTGATCATGCAGACCTACAACCCGGATCATTTCACCATCGAGGCGGCCCGGCGCCAGGATGTCACCGCATTTTACAACCGGGAAATCCCGTTCCGCAAAGCCCTGAAATACCCGCCCTTCACCCGCATGATCCTGGTGAAGCTGTCCGGTCCCAAAAAAGACGTCGTGGAACAGGCCGCCATGGACGCTGCCGCCATCCTGACGCAGATCAAAGAGGCATCTCCGGAAACTGCTGCCGAAGTTGACATCTTAGGCCCCATCGAGGCCCCGATTCCGCGCATCTCCTCCCGGTTCCGGTGGCAGCTGGTGATCAAAAGCCCGTCGTTTCATCAGATCAGTGCCCTGGTCCAGGCGCTGCAGCATCATCCGGATATGAACCGCAACCGCGCAATCTCTTTAGGCATTGATGTGGACCCGTATTCTTTGATGTGA
- the upp gene encoding uracil phosphoribosyltransferase, with amino-acid sequence MAVFVGDHPLIKHKLGLMRKKDISTKDFRELSSEVARLLTYEATKHLATEKKTVEGWAGPVEIEGIKGKKITIVPILRAGLGMMDGVLDLIPSAKVSVVGFYRDEQTLTPVQYYVKTASAMEERIALILDPMLATGGTLIATIDLLKQAGCTKIMGLFLVAAPEGIARLEEKHPDVDIYTASVDERLNEVGYILPGLGDAGDKIFGTK; translated from the coding sequence ATGGCTGTTTTTGTGGGGGACCATCCCCTCATCAAGCATAAACTGGGGCTCATGCGCAAAAAAGATATTTCCACCAAGGATTTCAGGGAGTTGTCCTCCGAGGTGGCAAGGCTGCTGACCTATGAGGCCACCAAACACCTGGCCACGGAAAAGAAAACCGTGGAAGGGTGGGCCGGTCCGGTGGAGATCGAAGGGATCAAGGGGAAGAAAATCACCATTGTGCCGATTCTGCGGGCCGGACTGGGCATGATGGACGGGGTCCTGGACCTGATCCCCTCGGCCAAGGTCAGCGTGGTGGGGTTTTACCGGGATGAACAGACCCTGACCCCGGTGCAGTATTACGTCAAAACCGCATCCGCCATGGAAGAGCGTATCGCATTGATCCTGGACCCCATGCTGGCCACGGGCGGCACCCTGATCGCCACCATTGACCTGCTCAAACAGGCCGGGTGCACCAAAATCATGGGGTTGTTTCTGGTAGCGGCCCCGGAAGGCATTGCCCGGCTGGAAGAAAAACATCCGGATGTGGACATCTACACGGCTTCCGTGGACGAGCGTCTCAATGAGGTGGGCTATATTCTGCCGGGCCTGGGCGATGCCGGAGACAAGATTTTCGGCACCAAATAA
- a CDS encoding uracil-xanthine permease family protein, which translates to MSVSSSSSTEYHFQVKDCFLGAQMLFVAFGALVLVPLLTGLDPNVALFTAGLGTLVFQVITKGKVPVFLASSFAFIAPIIYGVQTWGIPGTMCGLAAAGVVYIILSLLVRWQGGDAIRRVLPPVVTGPVIMVIGLILAPVAVHMTMGKTGDGAMVLFPQTSAMIVGLAALATTILVSILGKGILRLIPILCGIAVGYVLSLFFGFVDFSPLFTAAWFSMPAFTFPEWNLAAVFYIVPIAIAPAIEHFGDVVAVSGVTGKDYLKDPGIKNTMLGDGVATSIASVLGGPPNTTYSEVTGAVALTKVFNPAIMTWAAIAAILLAFVGKLGALLQTIPTPVMGGIMLLLFGAIMVVGLNTLVRSGDDLMEARNLAIVALILIFGIGGMSFSAGQFQLQGIGLAGILGVLLNLVLPQPRK; encoded by the coding sequence ATGTCTGTATCCAGTTCATCATCCACGGAATATCATTTTCAGGTTAAAGATTGTTTTTTAGGGGCCCAGATGCTGTTTGTGGCGTTCGGGGCACTGGTCCTGGTCCCGCTGCTCACGGGCCTGGACCCCAATGTGGCGTTGTTCACGGCCGGGCTGGGCACCCTGGTGTTCCAGGTGATCACCAAAGGGAAAGTGCCGGTGTTTCTGGCCTCATCCTTTGCGTTTATCGCGCCCATCATCTACGGGGTCCAGACCTGGGGAATCCCGGGAACCATGTGCGGCCTGGCGGCGGCCGGGGTGGTGTATATCATTTTGAGCCTGCTGGTACGGTGGCAGGGCGGGGATGCCATCCGCCGGGTGCTGCCGCCTGTGGTCACAGGACCGGTCATTATGGTGATCGGGCTGATCCTGGCCCCGGTGGCCGTGCACATGACCATGGGTAAAACCGGGGACGGCGCCATGGTGCTGTTTCCCCAGACCTCCGCCATGATCGTGGGCCTGGCGGCCCTGGCCACCACGATTCTGGTATCCATCCTGGGCAAGGGGATTCTGCGGCTGATCCCGATTCTGTGCGGCATTGCCGTGGGGTATGTGCTGTCGCTGTTTTTCGGGTTTGTGGATTTTTCACCGCTGTTTACGGCCGCCTGGTTTTCCATGCCGGCGTTCACGTTTCCGGAATGGAACCTGGCCGCCGTGTTTTATATCGTGCCCATTGCCATTGCCCCGGCCATTGAACATTTCGGGGATGTGGTGGCCGTATCCGGGGTGACGGGCAAAGATTATCTCAAGGACCCGGGCATCAAAAACACCATGCTCGGGGACGGCGTGGCCACCAGTATCGCCTCGGTGCTGGGTGGACCCCCCAACACCACCTATTCTGAAGTGACCGGTGCCGTGGCCCTGACCAAAGTGTTCAACCCGGCCATCATGACCTGGGCCGCCATCGCCGCCATCCTGCTGGCGTTTGTAGGCAAGCTGGGGGCGTTGCTCCAGACCATTCCCACCCCGGTCATGGGCGGGATCATGCTGCTTTTGTTCGGTGCCATCATGGTGGTGGGTCTCAATACCCTGGTGAGATCCGGGGATGACCTCATGGAAGCCCGGAACCTGGCCATTGTGGCCCTGATCCTGATTTTCGGCATTGGCGGCATGAGTTTTTCCGCCGGCCAGTTTCAGCTCCAGGGCATCGGCCTGGCCGGTATCCTGGGGGTGTTACTTAACCTGGTACTGCCCCAGCCCCGAAAGTAG
- a CDS encoding MFS transporter codes for MTKPLHYGWMIVFTGTMVLFSCLGLGRFALGMLLPSMGLSLELSYSQMGLIGTGNFAGYMASVILAGVVARSIGARNTIAFGLVLVGGSILGMSRSGGFVPLMVLYVVTGVGSGLANVPLMGLVSHWFKKDTRGRAAGLMLTGNGLAIVFSGLMVPWINADLGPEGWRTGWLVIGVISLGVAVISAVLLRNDPADMGLDPVGRPDPVPATENDAPASTFSASKSPHRWTMVHLGCIYLFFGATYVVYATFIVTSLVDERGFGEGTAGTFWAAVGALSIFSGPLFGWLSDRMGRKITIIGVYLLFTISYALAGANLSLPFLYVSIGIFGLAVWSIPTIMSAAVGDYMGPRLAVRAFGFITLFFGAGQIVGPMLAGMLADAFGSFSPAFFLCAFLTACGASLTFFLK; via the coding sequence ATGACAAAACCGTTGCACTACGGGTGGATGATTGTTTTCACCGGCACCATGGTCCTGTTTTCCTGCCTGGGACTGGGCCGGTTCGCTTTGGGCATGCTGCTGCCCTCCATGGGGCTTTCCCTGGAATTGTCCTATTCCCAGATGGGCCTGATCGGCACGGGGAATTTTGCCGGATACATGGCCTCCGTGATCCTGGCCGGTGTGGTGGCCCGGAGCATCGGGGCCCGGAATACCATTGCATTCGGGCTGGTTCTGGTGGGCGGATCGATTCTGGGCATGAGCCGGTCCGGCGGATTTGTGCCGCTCATGGTGCTGTATGTCGTGACCGGTGTGGGGTCGGGCCTGGCCAATGTGCCGTTGATGGGCCTGGTTTCCCACTGGTTTAAAAAAGATACCCGGGGCCGGGCCGCCGGACTCATGCTCACTGGCAACGGCCTGGCCATCGTATTTTCCGGATTGATGGTTCCCTGGATCAACGCGGACCTGGGACCTGAAGGGTGGCGCACCGGATGGCTGGTGATCGGGGTGATCTCTCTGGGTGTGGCCGTCATCAGTGCCGTGCTGTTGAGAAATGATCCGGCAGACATGGGCCTGGACCCGGTGGGGCGGCCCGATCCGGTCCCGGCGACGGAAAATGATGCCCCGGCCAGCACTTTTTCTGCTTCCAAATCCCCGCATCGATGGACCATGGTGCATCTGGGGTGTATTTATCTGTTTTTCGGTGCCACCTATGTGGTGTATGCCACGTTTATCGTCACTTCGCTGGTGGATGAGCGAGGATTCGGCGAAGGCACGGCCGGCACGTTCTGGGCTGCCGTGGGGGCATTGTCCATTTTTTCCGGTCCGTTGTTCGGGTGGCTGTCCGACCGGATGGGACGGAAAATCACCATCATCGGGGTGTATCTGTTGTTCACGATTTCCTATGCCCTGGCCGGGGCCAATCTGTCCCTGCCGTTTCTGTATGTTTCCATCGGTATTTTCGGGCTGGCCGTGTGGAGCATTCCCACCATCATGTCCGCGGCCGTGGGAGACTATATGGGCCCCCGCCTGGCCGTCCGGGCGTTCGGGTTCATTACCCTGTTCTTCGGGGCCGGACAGATTGTCGGACCCATGCTGGCAGGCATGCTGGCCGACGCGTTCGGCAGTTTTTCCCCGGCGTTTTTTCTGTGTGCATTTCTCACTGCCTGCGGCGCCTCCCTGACCTTTTTCCTCAAATAG
- a CDS encoding NAD(P)-dependent oxidoreductase, with translation MQISPEKTRIGFIGLGVMGHSMAGHILDSGYALCVHTRTRARADGLVKKGAVWMDSVRKLAANSDVIISIVGYPQDVAQIYLDADGILENAATGSVAIDMTTSDPALARKLAAQGREKGIQVLDAPVSGGDLGARNATLSIMVGGEEPVFTDMLPLFQVMGKNIVYQGPAGSGQHTKMANQIAIAAGMIGVCEALAYAKKAGLDPDTVLSSIGQGAAGSWSLNNLGPRMLKSDFAPGFYVKHFIKDMTIAADSARDLGLDTPGLTLAKTLYERLVDNGCENDGTQALFKLF, from the coding sequence ATGCAGATTTCACCCGAAAAAACACGGATCGGATTCATCGGACTGGGCGTCATGGGACACAGCATGGCCGGCCATATCCTGGACAGCGGATATGCTCTTTGCGTTCATACCCGGACCCGGGCCCGGGCCGACGGGCTTGTAAAAAAAGGTGCGGTGTGGATGGATTCTGTCAGGAAACTGGCAGCGAACTCAGACGTGATCATATCCATTGTGGGGTATCCCCAGGATGTGGCACAGATCTATCTGGATGCAGACGGAATTCTGGAAAACGCGGCAACCGGGTCGGTGGCCATTGACATGACCACCTCGGATCCGGCACTGGCCAGAAAGCTGGCAGCGCAGGGCCGGGAAAAAGGCATCCAGGTGCTGGATGCACCCGTGTCCGGCGGGGACCTGGGTGCCAGAAACGCCACCTTGTCCATCATGGTGGGCGGAGAGGAACCCGTGTTCACCGACATGCTTCCCCTGTTTCAGGTCATGGGCAAAAATATCGTGTACCAGGGGCCGGCCGGATCGGGCCAGCATACCAAAATGGCCAATCAGATCGCCATTGCCGCCGGCATGATCGGGGTGTGTGAAGCCCTGGCCTATGCCAAAAAAGCCGGTCTGGATCCGGACACGGTTCTGTCGTCCATCGGCCAGGGAGCGGCCGGGTCCTGGTCTTTGAACAACCTGGGCCCCCGGATGCTCAAAAGCGATTTTGCCCCGGGATTCTATGTCAAGCATTTTATCAAGGACATGACCATTGCCGCGGATTCAGCCCGGGACCTGGGCCTGGACACCCCGGGACTGACCCTGGCAAAAACCCTGTATGAACGACTGGTGGACAACGGGTGCGAAAACGACGGCACCCAGGCTCTGTTCAAACTCTTCTAA
- a CDS encoding transporter substrate-binding domain-containing protein, with product MIFSFLWVFFNLTVPDSRAESSGPMVISAAEIDYPPFSIVDETGRAYGFSVELMRTALAAMNRSVTFKSGPWHQVRTWLETGEVDALPLVGRTREREALFDFTFPYMSLSGAIVVRKGTTGIQRLNDLKGRQVAVMKGDNAEEFLRREDRGIDIITRPSFDIALQELAAGQYDAVFIQRLVAIRLIQESSISGLEISRHPVEEFRQDFCFAVQEGDKDMLALLNEGLALVMADGTFRRLHAKWFAALQLPVDRPVIIGGDHNYPPFEFINDDGVPDGYMVELTRAIAREMNMDIQIRLKPWADTVLALETGEIDAIQGMFYSVERDQTLDFSPSHMMSHYVGVVADNQAAPPETPAELADLSLVVQQGDIILEFLANHDLMSRVTMLENLDDVLQAVSEKRFDCALVPRIGALHMIEKKGWTHLRLSRQYFFVGEYSYAVKDGNQALLAQLNEGLNILNQTGEYRRIHDKWLGMFEKEPLPLERIIHYLAMVTIPLMLILLGMFLWSRALRREVARKTRELQDSADRFKYVFDSANVGKSFTYLDGRINANQTFADFLGYTREELQSKTWQELTPAEDIERIQNILDGVISGKNQAVRFEKQYIHKTGALVWADVSAVIRFDSQGRPLYFVATIVDITQRKKAQQHIQHLNQVLRAIRDINQLIVRERDRDILIREGCRLLVAHRGYPSAMIVLTDENNIPVSWAMDGKMEDSKELNELLTQGQLPQCCIEAEASREIVVNHNPKTGCHDCPVSQSCAGPLTVCVPLSHMNEIFGYLNVSSETVIVQGDEEYLLLNEMGQDFAYALSTLKIESERKKGQKALAESEQRFKTFAELAPVGILISDDQENVLYISPKFTEIFGYTLADVPSARQWWSLAYPDPELRKTVQQRWQTAMETAVRTGEEIDPMEYPVTCKDNTVREIKFLAATTGTLTIVVFTDISEEKKQENARENLQAQLNQAQKMESVGRLAGGVAHDFNNMLNVIIGYAELGQMKATPDDPLHADLEEILDAARRSSDIIRQLLAFARKQTIQPKVMDINELIEGTLKMLRRLIGEDITLFWQPGANLRSIYMDATQMDQILANLLVNAKDAIDGVGTVTIETRKVTLDRQYCEVHAGFTPGDFVLLAVSDDGCGMDRHTREKLFEPFFSTKKKGKGTGLGLATVYGIVKQNNGFINVYSEPGTGTIFKIYLPCHDEQIEKRLPDKEMPLPAAQGETLLIVEDEKAILTLAQKVLENQGYQVIAVSDPLDALARIQDHDTDIHLLLTDVVMPNMNGRDLSKQVQAMYPDVKILFMSGYTANTIAHHGILDTGVNFLQKPFSSRDLAIKIRTILDGNGS from the coding sequence TTGATCTTTTCTTTCTTGTGGGTGTTTTTCAATCTGACCGTCCCGGACAGCCGGGCCGAAAGTTCAGGACCAATGGTGATTTCCGCAGCGGAAATCGATTATCCTCCTTTTTCCATTGTGGATGAAACCGGCCGGGCATATGGATTTTCCGTTGAGCTGATGCGGACGGCCCTGGCAGCCATGAACCGGTCGGTCACTTTCAAAAGCGGTCCCTGGCACCAGGTCCGAACATGGCTGGAAACCGGAGAGGTGGATGCTTTGCCGCTGGTGGGACGGACACGGGAACGGGAAGCGCTGTTTGATTTTACGTTTCCCTACATGTCCTTATCCGGCGCTATTGTGGTGCGCAAAGGTACCACGGGTATTCAGCGGCTGAACGATCTCAAAGGCCGGCAGGTGGCCGTCATGAAAGGCGACAATGCCGAAGAATTTCTGCGCCGGGAAGACCGGGGCATCGACATCATCACCCGCCCCTCCTTTGACATCGCTTTGCAGGAACTGGCTGCCGGACAGTATGACGCCGTGTTTATCCAGCGCCTGGTAGCTATTCGCCTGATTCAGGAAAGCAGCATTTCCGGCCTGGAGATCTCCCGGCATCCTGTTGAGGAATTTCGCCAGGATTTCTGTTTTGCCGTCCAGGAAGGGGATAAAGATATGCTGGCCCTGCTCAACGAAGGCCTGGCGCTGGTCATGGCGGACGGCACGTTCCGCCGGCTGCATGCCAAATGGTTCGCCGCGCTTCAGCTGCCCGTGGACCGGCCGGTGATCATCGGCGGGGATCACAACTATCCACCCTTTGAATTTATAAATGATGACGGGGTACCGGACGGATACATGGTGGAACTGACCCGGGCCATTGCCCGGGAAATGAACATGGATATCCAGATCCGGCTTAAACCCTGGGCCGATACGGTCCTGGCTTTGGAAACCGGTGAAATCGATGCGATTCAGGGGATGTTTTACTCTGTGGAACGGGACCAAACCCTGGATTTTTCCCCCTCTCATATGATGTCACATTATGTGGGGGTTGTGGCCGATAATCAGGCAGCCCCGCCGGAAACCCCGGCGGAACTGGCCGACCTCAGCCTGGTTGTCCAGCAGGGTGACATTATCCTGGAATTTCTGGCAAACCATGATTTGATGTCCCGGGTGACAATGCTGGAAAATCTGGATGACGTTTTGCAGGCCGTGTCTGAAAAACGATTTGATTGTGCGCTGGTGCCCCGGATCGGTGCGCTGCACATGATCGAAAAAAAAGGATGGACCCATCTGAGATTGAGCCGTCAGTATTTTTTTGTCGGTGAATACAGTTATGCCGTCAAAGACGGCAACCAGGCACTGCTGGCGCAGTTGAATGAAGGATTGAATATCCTGAACCAGACCGGGGAATATCGGCGCATTCATGACAAATGGCTGGGGATGTTTGAAAAAGAACCATTGCCGCTGGAACGCATCATTCATTATTTAGCCATGGTGACCATTCCGCTGATGCTGATCCTGCTGGGGATGTTTCTCTGGTCCCGGGCCCTGCGAAGAGAAGTGGCCCGCAAGACCCGGGAGCTCCAGGACAGTGCGGACCGGTTCAAATATGTATTTGACTCCGCCAATGTCGGGAAATCCTTTACTTATCTCGATGGCCGGATCAATGCCAATCAGACGTTTGCCGATTTTCTGGGGTATACCCGGGAAGAACTGCAAAGCAAGACATGGCAGGAACTGACACCGGCAGAAGATATTGAAAGGATCCAGAACATACTCGATGGAGTGATTTCAGGCAAAAATCAGGCAGTCCGGTTTGAAAAACAATATATCCATAAAACCGGTGCGCTGGTATGGGCGGATGTCAGCGCCGTGATACGGTTTGACAGCCAGGGCCGGCCATTGTATTTTGTCGCCACTATTGTGGATATCACCCAAAGGAAAAAGGCCCAGCAGCACATTCAGCATCTCAACCAGGTGTTGCGCGCCATCCGGGATATCAACCAGTTGATTGTCAGAGAACGGGACCGTGATATCCTGATCCGGGAAGGGTGCCGGCTGCTGGTGGCCCATCGCGGGTACCCGTCCGCCATGATCGTGTTGACCGATGAAAACAATATCCCGGTTTCCTGGGCCATGGACGGGAAGATGGAGGATTCAAAAGAACTGAATGAATTGCTGACACAAGGGCAGTTACCCCAGTGCTGCATAGAGGCCGAAGCGTCCCGGGAAATCGTTGTGAACCATAACCCGAAAACCGGGTGTCACGACTGTCCCGTATCACAGAGCTGTGCCGGACCGTTGACGGTATGTGTGCCGCTGTCCCATATGAACGAAATTTTTGGATATCTTAATGTGTCTTCGGAAACCGTCATCGTTCAAGGGGATGAGGAATATCTGCTTCTCAACGAGATGGGCCAGGATTTTGCCTATGCCTTGAGTACATTGAAAATCGAATCGGAACGCAAAAAAGGGCAGAAGGCCCTGGCAGAAAGTGAACAGCGGTTTAAAACCTTTGCAGAACTGGCACCCGTGGGAATCCTGATTTCAGATGACCAGGAAAACGTCCTGTACATCAGCCCGAAATTCACTGAAATATTCGGTTATACTCTGGCGGACGTTCCGTCTGCCCGCCAGTGGTGGTCCCTGGCGTATCCTGATCCGGAATTGAGGAAAACCGTGCAGCAGCGCTGGCAGACCGCCATGGAAACCGCCGTGCGGACGGGTGAAGAAATCGATCCCATGGAATATCCGGTCACCTGTAAGGACAACACGGTCCGGGAGATCAAATTTCTGGCCGCCACCACGGGTACGCTCACGATTGTGGTGTTCACCGATATCAGTGAAGAGAAAAAGCAGGAAAATGCCCGGGAAAACCTCCAGGCCCAGCTGAACCAGGCCCAGAAAATGGAATCCGTGGGCCGGCTGGCCGGTGGGGTGGCCCATGATTTCAACAACATGCTCAATGTGATTATCGGATATGCAGAGCTGGGACAGATGAAAGCCACGCCGGATGATCCTCTGCATGCCGATCTTGAGGAAATCCTGGATGCGGCCCGGCGGTCTTCGGATATTATCCGTCAGCTTCTGGCCTTTGCCCGGAAACAGACCATCCAGCCCAAAGTGATGGATATCAATGAATTGATCGAAGGAACGCTCAAGATGCTGCGGCGGCTTATCGGCGAGGATATCACGTTGTTCTGGCAGCCGGGTGCCAATTTGAGATCCATTTATATGGATGCCACTCAGATGGATCAGATCCTGGCCAATCTGCTGGTGAATGCCAAGGATGCCATTGATGGTGTCGGCACCGTCACCATTGAAACCCGAAAGGTCACACTGGATCGGCAATATTGCGAGGTTCATGCCGGGTTCACACCCGGAGATTTCGTATTACTGGCCGTGAGCGATGACGGGTGCGGCATGGACCGGCATACCCGGGAAAAATTGTTTGAGCCGTTTTTTTCCACCAAGAAAAAGGGAAAAGGCACGGGTTTAGGGCTGGCGACTGTTTACGGCATTGTCAAACAGAACAACGGCTTCATCAATGTATACAGTGAGCCGGGCACGGGCACCATTTTCAAGATTTATCTTCCCTGTCATGATGAACAGATTGAAAAGCGCCTGCCGGATAAAGAAATGCCGCTGCCGGCTGCCCAGGGCGAAACCCTGCTGATTGTGGAAGATGAAAAAGCCATTCTGACGCTGGCCCAAAAAGTGCTGGAAAATCAGGGCTATCAGGTGATAGCCGTCTCAGATCCTTTAGATGCCCTGGCCCGGATCCAGGATCATGACACAGACATTCACCTGCTGCTCACGGATGTGGTCATGCCGAACATGAACGGCCGGGATCTGTCAAAACAGGTTCAGGCCATGTATCCGGACGTCAAAATTCTGTTCATGTCCGGGTATACAGCCAATACCATCGCCCATCACGGGATTCTGGACACGGGTGTGAATTTCCTTCAGAAACCGTTTTCCAGCCGGGATCTGGCGATCAAGATCCGGACCATTCTGGATGGAAACGGCAGTTAA